A portion of the Aquila chrysaetos chrysaetos chromosome 4, bAquChr1.4, whole genome shotgun sequence genome contains these proteins:
- the LOC115340064 gene encoding uncharacterized protein LOC115340064 codes for MGDSKIARLGKEALFDFLEKHKARPSVLGIDWAQGNWYNLQSVVDRMVALQKDARVRSGKGKAIACAVLGASLAAAVEDRDCHLTAESQIIESLQNLVQSLMGQVAGLKAQLEAEKNQVKHLQIALKEQLLAGTVREEIPPRSEICYPFKDLQAAKERVEKLELPSLRPLVKTEYTYDDEQDQFPQVTTKEVPYTATELAKLKKEFGRTPKESETEYVWRVSLSGGDQILLSEKEAEGYWGPGVFLTTGNHRAPWSLTQRAAYWAGGLNPLERGDPLAITGTVDQLVESVQKAACLQMMYDRKLEPRQESPMMMLVDPERMTPLIRGLPDSLKPIGIQLQGKIQAMPQGESVGAASGGFTPDQHRRPPDKKIWTWGEVAQELINYGRKYGPVNPPATKTDSRGLRRTEVKIVPCPGSDKRTPLAKPPGGRDIPNKRNILWARGYQKGIPRSLMDGMPTDKLEKLVTAWPDKPVNRKVDFENTTLSTPSLIDLSETNATQEPAGN; via the coding sequence ATGGGTGATAGCAAAATTGCCCgtttggggaaagaagctttgtttgattttttagaaaaacataaagcgcGACCCTCTGTGCTTGGGATAGACTGGGCTCAGGGAAATTGGTATAATCTGCAGAGCGTTGTTGATCGGATGGTCgctttacagaaagatgctAGAGTGcggtcagggaaaggaaaagcaattgcGTGTGCCGTTCTCGGAGCCAGTCTGGCCGCAGCAGTGGAGGATAGGGATTGCCACCTCACTGCAGAATCTCAAATTATTGAATCCCTCCAAAATCTTGTTCAGTCCCTTATGGGACAAGTGGCGggattaaaagcacaacttgaagcagaaaagaaccaagtgaaacatttgcaaattgctcttaaggagcagctccttgcaggtACTGTCCGTGAGGAAATTCCTCCAAGATCAGAAATTTGCTACCCCTTTaaggacctgcaggcagcaaaagagagagtggAGAAGTTAGAGCTGCCTTCATTGCGACCTttagtcaaaactgaatatacttATGATGATGAGCAAGACCAGTTCCCCCAAGTTACAACTAAAGAGGTCCCCTATACTGCCACTGAgttggcaaaactaaaaaaggaatttggccgAACCCCTAAGGAGTCAGAAACGGAGTATGTGTGGAGAGTATCATTGTCGGGGGGGGACCAGattctgttaagtgaaaagGAGGCGGAAGGGTattggggaccgggagtgtttttAACTACTGGGAATCACCGTGCCCCCTGGTCTTTAACCCAACGGGCAGCCTATTGGGCGGGAGGTTTGAACCCCTTGGAGAGGGGAGATCCCCTCGCGATTACGGGGACTGTTGATCAATTAGTGGAGAgtgtgcaaaaggcagcttgtcTGCAGATGATGTATGATCGAAAATTGGAGCCTAGGCAGGAGTCCCCAATGATGATGTTGGTGGATCCTGAGCGAATGACTCCCCTTATACGGGGACTCCCTGATTCCCTGAAACCAATTGGTATACAATTACAAGGAAAGATACAGGCGATGCCCCAGGGCGAGAGTGTTGGGGCTGCTTCAGGAGGATTCACGCCTGATCAGCACCGCCGCCCCCCAGATAAGAAAATTTGGACTTGGGGAGAAGTGgcccaggaattaattaattacggGCGCAAATATGGTCCTGTTaaccctccagccaccaaaacagacTCCAGGGGCTTGAGGcggactgaagtaaaaatagttccGTGCCCTGGGAGTGATAAGAGAACACCCCTTGCTAAACCGCCGGGGGGGAGAGATATCCCGAACAAACGTAATATACTGTGGGCGCGGGGATACCAGAAGGGGATCCCGCGTAGCTTAATGGACGGGATGCCAacagacaaattggaaaaattggtAACAGCGTGGCCTGATAAAccagtaaacagaaaagtggattttgagaaTACTACCCTGAGCACACCTTCCCTGATTGatttatcagaaacaaatgccaCCCAAGAGCCGGCGGGAAACTAG